A stretch of Lathyrus oleraceus cultivar Zhongwan6 chromosome 6, CAAS_Psat_ZW6_1.0, whole genome shotgun sequence DNA encodes these proteins:
- the LOC127093169 gene encoding ATP-dependent DNA helicase Q-like SIM: protein MDSNNKSSEQVISELVEMGFDHSTILEAIKVVGLSIPSVVEHIFNTNTSTRKSSDREPSTSNGNALKKRTFSSSFQVPKPRTINHYFQSSDKGNDRKKNAIVVVVDDDDDVEEYNKALPQMGSDIDRGVPRDLDVALDWEQRASILLQKHFGFSALKSFQKEALSAWIANKDCLVLAATGSGKSLCFQIPALLTGKVVVVISPLISLMHDQCLKLTKHGISACFLGSGQPDNTVEKKAMRGMYNIVYVCPETVLRLIQPLQKLAEGRGIALFAIDEVHCVSKWGHDFRPAYSRLSALRENFTASKLKSLKFDIPLMALTATATKRVQEDILKSLRMSKDTNVVLTSFFRPNLRFTVKNSRTSWASYEKDFHELIKVYGGKNKNGGNKKAFTSDDTDDVSICSDSGGMSDTDSISSYDVDGDQDDYDDRDTNAMCSRNTGKHKRRKLTIEFLENDVDVFQSADDLDVTCGEFCVQPLPKQCELSETIDPPTKPEKRLEMLKEPLGQGPTIIYVPTRKETVKIAKYLCNSGVKAAAYNAGLPKLHLRRTHKEFHENTLEVVVATIAFGMGIDKSNVRRIIHYGWPQSLEAYYQEAGRAGRDGKLADCILYANLARKPSLLPSRRSEEMIKQAYIMLSDCFRYGMNISCCRAKTLVEYFGEDFSHQKCLLCDVCTNGPPQRKNLIEEACILLQTIGSHNARNYSMDSSYNDDIHFDSKDRRLGERPSLMTLVRNIREQFQKFITTDILWWRGLTRILEAKGYIREGDNKTNVQIKYPELTELGLEFVKSMTEETFYVYPEADMLLETKTDKPFSSFSEWGKGWADPEIRRQRLERMQHDRSPTKRQSPGKRRKRKGRKAKPDLRTSRGFSASFIFCVPNLKTWQRKQVTLEKLKIIREALEEAEERVVRFQERHDRILNHISACYLTNAEVVEALAGARQNMNQALEFAVELRTIQFKTISSFPNAVHIVNGTTNTSSTRGA from the exons ATGGATTCCAACAACAAATCTTCCGAACAAGTCATTTCAGAATTGGTTGAAATGGGTTTTGACCATTCCACAATTCTCGAAGCCATAAAAGTAGTGGGTCTATCGATTCCAAGCGTTGTGGAACATATCTTCAATACTAACACTAGTACTCGTAAAAGCAGTGATCGTGAACCATCCACTAGTAATGGAAATGCTCTCAAAAAACGAACTTTTTCATCTTCCTTTCAAGTTCCAAAGCCCAGAACAATCAACCATTATTTTCAATCCAGTGATAAAGGCAATGACAGAAAGAAAAATGCTATTGTTGTTGTcgttgatgatgatgatgatgtggAAGAGTATAATAAGGCTTTACCTCAAATGGGAAGTGATATTGATCGAGGTGTTCCTCGAGATTTGGATGTTGCATTGGATTGGGAACAAAGGGCTAGCATTTTGTTGCAAAAGCATTTTGGTTTTTCAGCCTTGAAGAGTTTTCAGAAGGAAGCTCTCTCTGCTTGGATTGCAAACAAGGACTGTCTTGTCCTGGCTGCAACTGGATCTG GGAAATCTCTGTGCTTTCAGATTCCGGCTTTGTTAACCGGGAAAGTGGTGGTTGTGATTTCGCCTTTAATAAGCCTAATGCATGATCAATGCTTAAAGCTAACAAAACATGGAATCAGTGCCTGTTTTCTTGGCTCTGGGCAGCCTGATAATACTGTTGAAAAGAAAGCAATGAGAGGCATGTATAATATAGTGTATGTTTGCCCAGAGACAGTTCTAAG ATTGATTCAACCTCTGCAGAAGCTTGCAGAAGGCCGTGGTATAGCTTTGTTTGCAATTGATGAGGTACACTGTGTTTCTAAATGGGGTCATGATTTCCGTCCTGCTTACAG CCGACTATCTGCATTGAGGGAAAATTTCACTGCTAGCAAGCTAAAATCCCTGAAATTTGATATACCTCTAATGGCATTGACAGCTACAGCTACAAAGAGAGTTCAAGAAGACATTTTAAAATCACTACGCATGTCAAAAGATACAAATGTTGTTCTCACATCATTTTTTCGACCTAATTTACGCTTCACG GTAAAGAATAGTAGAACATCATGGGCTTCTTATGAAAAAGATTTTCATGAGCTGATTAAAGTATATGgtggaaaaaataaaaatggtGGAAATAAAAAAGCTTTCACCTCAGATGATACAGATGATGTTTCCATTTGCTCTGATTCTGGTGGAATGTCTGATACAGACAGTATTTCTTCTTATGATGTGGACGGAGACCAAGATGACTATGATGATAGAGATACTAATGCAATGTGCTCACGAAACACCGGAAAGCATAAAAGAAGAAAATTGACAATTGAGTTCCTGGAAAATGATGTTGATGTCTTTCAAAGTGCGGATGACTTGGATG TTACATGTGGTGAATTTTGTGTGCAACCTCTTCCCAAGCAATGTGAGTTATCTGAGACAATTGATCCACCTACAAAACCAGAAAAAAGACTCGAAATGCTTAAGGAGCCTTTGGGACAAGGACCTACAATTATATATGTACCCACCAGAAAAGAAACTGTGAAAATTGCTAAGTATCTATGCAACTCTGGCGTGAAGGCTGCTGCTTATAATGCCGGG CTGCCGAAGTTGCATCTAAGAAGGACTCATAAAGAGTTTCATGAAAATACTTTAGAG GTTGTTGTTGCAACAATAGCATTTGGAATGGGAATTGACAAATCGAATGTTAGAAGAATCATTCACTATGGTTGGCCGCAG AGTTTGGAAGCCTACTACCAAGAAGCTGGACGGGCTGGTCGAGATGGGAAATTAGCAGATTGCA TTCTATATGCAAACCTAGCAAGGAAGCCATCACTTTTGCCAAGTCGTAGAAGTGAAGAAATGATAAAACAAGCGTATATCATGTTGTCTGATTGTTTCAG ATATGGAATGAATATTTCATGTTGTCGAGCAAAGACACTTGTAGAATACTTTGGAGAGGATTTCAGCCATCAGAAATGTCTCTT ATGTGATGTGTGCACTAATGGACCACCTCAAAGGAAGAATCTAATAGAGGAAGCTTGTATTTTACTGCAAACTATAGGGTCCCATAAT GCACGTAACTATTCCATGGATTCCTCGTATAACGATGATATCCATTTTGATTCCAAGGATAGAAGACTAGGAGAGAGGCCAAGTCTTATGACGTTAGTTAGAAATATAAGGGAGCAG TTTCAAAAATTTATAACAACTGATATATTGTGGTGGAGAGGCCTTACTCGAATTTTGGAAGCTAAAGGATATATCAGAGAAGGAGATAACAAG ACCAATGTTCAGATAAAATACCCGGAACTAACAGAACTAGGTTTGGAATTTGTGAAGTCCATGACTGAAGAAACTTTTTATGTTTACCCTGAGGCAGATATGTTGCTTGAAACAAAAACTGACAAACCATTTTCCTCATTCTCAGAATGGGGAAAAGGTTGGGCTGATCCTGAGATCCGTCGCCAGCGTCTAGAAAGAATGCAACATGATAGAAGTCCAACGAAGCGGCAAAGCCCCGGAAAGCGAAGAAAGAGGAAAGGTAGAAAAGCGAAACCTGATTTGAGGACTTCTCGAG GCTTCTCTGCATCGTTCATATTTTGTGTGCCAAACCTCAAGACATGGCAAAGGAAGCAAGTGACTTTGGAAAAACTAAAAATCATTAGGGAGGCTTTGGAAGAAGCAGAAGAAAGAGTAGTGAGATTCCAAGAAAGGCATGATCGAATATTGAATCACATAAGCGCATGTTACTTGACGAATGCAGAGGTTGTCGAGGCCTTAGCAGGTGCTCGACAAAACATGAACCAGGCATTGGAATTTGCTGTTGAATTGAGGACGATTCAGTTTAAAACCATAAGCTCTTTCCCAAATGCAGTCCATATAGTTAATGGTACAACCAATACAAGTTCAACAAGAGGTGCTTGA